In a genomic window of Passer domesticus isolate bPasDom1 unplaced genomic scaffold, bPasDom1.hap1 HAP1_SCAFFOLD_342, whole genome shotgun sequence:
- the LOC135292416 gene encoding MAP/microtubule affinity-regulating kinase 4-like produces the protein MSSRSALAAGNERNAETAGPGGGGRPDKAGGWAGGRGAGAPRGRGSLGGGPEEPPPHVGNYRLLRTIGKGNFAKVKLARHVLTGREVAIKIIDKTQLNPTSLQKLFREVRIMKGLNHPNIVKLFEVIETDKTLYLVMEYASAGEVFDYLVSHGRMKEKEARAKFRQIVSAVHYCHQKNIVHRDLKAENLLLDADANIKIADFGFSNEFSRGSKLDTFCGSPPYAAPELFQGKKYDGPEVDIWSLGVILYTLVSGSLPFDGHNLKELRERVLRGKYRVPFYMSTDCENILRRFLVLNPAKRCTLEQIMKDKWINIGYEGDELTPYTEPQEDFGDTKRIEVMVGMGYTREEIKEALSTHKYNEVTATYLLLGRRGEPEGGTALSLSRPRGVAEAPNGATKSGTSSGTSGSHGKGQRGGGHHRQRRHSDFCGPAPSAPPPRRSPPSAAPPPSEGGVAGGVAGGAGPAPLAPGQRRPRGGGGAGGRGRPSPPLQPPGEQRPQPQQGRDPRAAPDGQPHVPPSVMGRRNTYVCSGGERHLLLPNGKD, from the exons ATGTCCTCGCGCTCCGCGCTGGCGGCGGGGAACGAGCGGAACGCGGAGACG GCGGGCccggggggcggcggccgcCCCGACAAGGCCGGGGGGTGGGCggggggccgcggggccggcgccccccggggccggggctcgCTGGGCGGGGGTCCCgaggagccccctccccacgTTGGGAACTACCGGCTGCTGCGCACCATCGGCAAGGGCAACTTCGCCAAGGTCAAGCTGGCCCGGCACGTGCTGACCGGCCGCGAG GTCGCCATTAAAATCATCGACAAGACGCAGCTGAACCCCACCAGCCTGCAgaag cTGTTCCGGGAAGTTCGGATCATGAAGGGGCTGAACCACCCCAACATCG tgAAGCTGTTCGAGGTGATCGAGACAGACAAGACGCTCTACCTCGTCATGGAGTACGCCAGCGCcg GTGAGGTGTTCGATTACCTGGTGTCCCACGGGAggatgaaggagaaggaggcacGGGCCAAGTTCCGACag atCGTCTCGGCCGTGCACTACTGCCACCAGAAGAACATCGTGCACAGGGACCTCAAG gccGAGAACCTGCTGCTGGACGCCGACGCCAACATCAAGATCGCGGACTTCGGCTTCAGCAACGAGTTCTCGCGGGGCTCCAAGCTGGACACGTTCTGCGGCTCGCCGCCCTACGCCGCGCCCGAGCTCTTCCAGGGCAAGAAGTACGACGGGCCCGAGGTGGACATCTGGAGCCTGGGGGTCATCCTCTACACGCTGGTCAGCGGCTCGCTGCCCTTCGACGGCCACAACCTCAAG GAGCTGCGGGAGCGGGTGCTGCGGGGCAAATACCGCGTGCCCTTCTACATGTCCACGGACTGTGAGAACATCCTGCGCCGCTTCCTGGTGCTCAACCCCGCCAAGCGCTGCACCCTCGAG CAAATCATGAAGGACAAGTGGATCAACATCGGCTACGAGGGCGACGAGCTGACGCCCTACACCGAGCCCCAGGAGGACTTTGGGGACACCAAGCGCATcg AGGTGATGGTGGGCATGGGCTACACGCGGGAGGAGATCAAGGAGGCGCTGAGCACCCACAAGTACAACGAGGTGACGGCCACCTACCTGCTGCTGGGACGGCGCGGAgag CCCGAGGGTGGCAccg ccctgtccctgtcccggccGCGGGGCGTGGCCGAGGCGCCCAACGGTGCCACCAAGTCGGGGACATCGTCGGGGACGTCGGGGAGCCACGGCAAGGGACAGCGCGGGGGCGGCCACCACCGGCAGCGGCGGCACAGCGACTTCT gcggccccgccccctcggCCCCGCCCCCCCGCCGCAGCCCCCCCTCggccgcccctcccccctcgGAGGGGGGCGTGGCCGGGGGCGTGGCCGGGGGCGCGGGCCCCGCCCCCCTCgcgccggggcagcggcggccccgcggggggggcggggcgggggggcggggccgcccctccccccccctgcagccccctggtGAGCAGCGCCCACAACC